From a region of the Triticum aestivum cultivar Chinese Spring chromosome 7D, IWGSC CS RefSeq v2.1, whole genome shotgun sequence genome:
- the LOC123165743 gene encoding protein DJ-1 homolog C produces the protein MSSLRLHSLDLCCFIFVTNWQYLKSNLLLLGRCVQEGMPGSVRLRDNKILQRIMVRQAEEKRLYGAICAAPAVVLMPWGLHKGRKITCHPSFIGDLPTFRAVESNVQVSGELTTSRGPGTVFQFALSFVEQLFGPHSVEDVDSTLIDAGLERSTEVNRVEWPFDHKPQVLIPIANGSEEMEIIMLVDILRRANINVVLASVDKSTNIVGSQRMKIVADKCILGASDSKYDLIIIPGGPGGAERLHRSTTLKKLLKEQKQASRMYGGICYSPLILQKQGLLQDKTVTAHPSIVNQLTCQVIDRSKVVIDGNLITGKGLGTVMDFSLAIVRKFFGHGRAKGVANGMVFDYPKS, from the exons ATGTCATCTCTTCGTTTACACTCACTTGACCTGTGTTGTTTTATCTTTGTTACAAACTGGCAGTATCTAAAATCTAATCTTCTATTGTTGGGGCGATGTGTTCAGGAAGGAATGCCTGGTTCAGTGCGGCTGAGAGACAACAAGATCCTTCAGAGAATTATGGTTAGACAAGCTGAAGAGAAAAGATTATATGGTGCTATATGTGCTGCACCAGCTGTTGTTCTCATGCCCTGGGGTCTTCACAAGGGAAGAAAG ATCACCTGTCACCCGTCGTTCATAGGAGATCTTCCAACATTCCGAGCTGTTGAGTCAAATGTTCAGGTTTCAGGAGAGCTCACTACTAGTCGTGGTCCTGGGACAGTATTTCAGTTCGCTTTATCATTTGTCGAGCAATTGTTTGGGCCTCATTCTGTTGAAGATGTGGACAGTACTTTG ATTGATGCCGGTCTTGAGAGAAGTACAGAAGTCAACAGAGTTGAGTGGCCTTTTGATCACAAACCTCAG GTTCTCATTCCAATTGCAAATGGGTCTGAGGAGATGGAGATCATAATGTTGGTGGATATTTTAAGACGGGCAAATATAAATGTGGTGTTGGCATCAGTTGACAAGTCCACAAATATTGTTGGGTCTCAAAGAATGAAGATTGTTGCTGATAAATGCATATTGGGTGCTTCTGATTCAAAATATGATCTAATCATTATTCCT GGGGGACCTGGTGGAGCTGAGCGTCTTCACAGGTCTACAACTCTTAAGAAGCTACTCAAGGAACAGAAGCAAGCAAGCAGGATGTATGGTGGGATCTGTTATTCTCCATTGATATTGCAGAAGCAAGGTTTACTCCAG GATAAAACAGTGACTGCTCATCCTTCCATAGTCAATCAGCTCACTTGCCAGGTTATTGACCGATCAAAGGTCGTGATTGATGGAAATTTGATTACTGGGAAGGGACTCGGAACAGTCATGGATTTTTCCCTGGCCATTGTAAGAAAATTCTTTGGCCATGGGCGAGCGAAAGGTGTGGCAAATGGAATGGTTTTTGACTACCCAAAGAGCTGA